In Neisseria perflava, the DNA window CGCCGACGATTTCGCCGCCGACAAATTTGAAATGTTTTTTAAACAGCTTCACCCATTCAGCCTTGTCGAGCGGATGGTGTGTATCCAGCCAGTTTTTGAATGAGCCGTATTCTTGCTGTATTTGTTTGATTTGTCGCGCATTGTAGATGGCTGCGTTGATTTTCAGGCGGTTGCGGACGATGCCTGCATCGGCAAGCAGCCGCTCAATATCGGTTTCGTCAAATGCGGCGACCATATCGATATCGAAACCTTTAAATGCCGTCTGAAATGCCTGCTGCTTTTTCAGCATCAGCGTCCAGCTCAATCCTGCCTGATTGATTTCCAACACCAGCCACTCAAACAATTCATTGTCGTCCTCAATCGGAAAACCGTATTGCGTGTCGTGATAATGTTTGTTGGGGTTGTCCGTATCGTCGGGAAGCGTGGCGACAAATTCGCAGTAATTCATGTTTGCTGAGGAAAAATTGAAACAAAGGCCGTCTGAAAGCATTTTTCAGACGACCTAAGACCTGCAATATCAAACAGATGAAAAACCTGTTTGAATGTTTGCAAAAATCAAGCTACTTCGCCTGCGTATTGTTCGGCAGTCAGCAGACCGTCGTAATCGGCAGGGTTGGCAGGTTTGATTTTGAAGAACCAGCCTGCGCCGTAAGGGTCGCTGTTGGCAGTTTCCGGAGCGCTTGGTAAATCTTCGTTGACGGCAACGATTTCGCCTGCAATCGGAGCGTATACGTCAGATGCGGCTTTTACAGACTCAACCACACCGGCTTGCTCTTCGGCAGCCAGGTTTGCGCCGACTTCTGGCAGCTCGACAAACACGATGTCGCCCAACAGCTCTTGCGCGTGATGGGTAATGCCGACGGTGATGGTACCGTCTTCTTCAAGGCGCAGCCATTCGTGGCTGGCAACGTATTTCAGTTCTGCTGGGATGTTGCTCATGGTTTGATACTCCATTAATAGGGGGTTATTTTCAGACGGCATCTTCATGAATCAATATCCACAGATGCCTTGTTCAATGCTTTCTACAAACGTCCGTACCGGACGACAATTAAAACCTGCTTTCAGACGGCCCTTAACAAATAAAGGCCGTCTGAACCGATATTAATCAAACTGTTTTTGACCGTTGCGGACGAACGGCAGCTTCAGTACGCGTACGTCCACTTCTTTGCCGCGAATCAGGACTTTGGCGGTATCGCCGTCAAAGTCTTTCGGTACGCGCGCGATGGCGATGGATTGTTTCAGGCTTGGAGAGAATACGCCGCTGGTGGTTTCGCCTTGGCCTTTGTCGGTCAACACTTCCATATGCGCGCGCAGGATGCCGCCTTTTTCGAGCAACAGGCCGACCTGTTTGACGGCAACGCCTTTTTCTTTCAATGCCAGCAAGGCGGCTTTGCCGACGAAATCGCGGCTTTCGTCTTTTAAGTCAACGGTCCAACCCATGCCTGCTTCGAGCGGGCTGGTATTGTCGTCCATATCGTTGCCGTAGAGGTTCATACCGGCTTCCATGCGCAGGGTGTCGCGTGCGCCGAGGCCGCAAGGTTGTACGCCTGCTGCTTGCAGGGCTTTGAAGAATGCGACGGCTTCAGTGCCCGGCAGAATCACTTCGACGCCGTCTTCGCCGGTATAGCCTGTACGGGCGACAAACCAGTCGTTACCCAAGTCTGCACCTTGGAACGGTTTGAGGCCGTGAATCACGTCCGCCCATTCAGGTTTGACGGTCAGGAGTTTTTCGATGGCTTTCGGGCCTTGTACGGCGAGCATACCGAGGTCGTAGCGCGGATTGAAGGCAACGCCGAACTCTTGGCCGACTTTGTGGAATTGCGCCGTGTCTTTTTCGCGGGTCGCGCCGTTGGACACGATGCGGTATTGTGTTTCGGCTTCGTTGGTGCGGTAAACGATCAAGTCGTCAATCACGCCGCCGTTGTCGTTGAGCAAAGCGGAATAAAGGGCTTTGCCGACAAAAGCGAGTTTGGCGACATCGTTGGCAATCAATTTGCGGAAAAAAGCTTTGGCATTTGCGCCTGCTACGTCGGTAACGAGCATATGGGATACGTCAAACATACCGGCGTCGGTACGCACGGCTTCGTGTTCGGCGATTTGTGAACCATAATGGATGGGCAGCTCCCAGCCGGCAAAATCTACCAGCTTCGCGCCTGCATCTTGATGGGCTTGATGAAATGGGGTGGTTTTCAGAGCAGTCATTCTCAAGTTTCTCCGGATTTTTTGTTCAGATGCCGCCCGCGCACCTATGCGCGGATGACCCTATCTGTCCTTGAACCTGAGATTTTCGGCCGTATCCGCATGATGGCAAACCAGTCTGCTCACTGCTTTGCGCGGTTGTCTGAATGGTGGTTCAGACGGCCTTCTCCCCTTCGGTGGACGTTATTCCAACGCCGCTCTCCAGATTGTTTGTTTCAATGTGCAGTCCCTGATACCTGAGCGATTTAAGGGTGTCTGCGCCTTCGGTGGTTACATTGTAGTTGGGTGTAACACTCTCCTGCACATTTCCCGATTATGTCTTGAATCGGCGGTTTGGGCAAGTAGCCGACGAATATTTATGATGTGAATATTCGTCTTTTTATTGGGGCGGCAAAACCTGAGCCTTTATAAAATTGTTAACTATGCGGCAAATGTTTTTGCAAAAGTCTCAGGCCGTCTGAAGCCCTTACCCGTTTTTC includes these proteins:
- a CDS encoding DNA-3-methyladenine glycosylase I; translation: MNYCEFVATLPDDTDNPNKHYHDTQYGFPIEDDNELFEWLVLEINQAGLSWTLMLKKQQAFQTAFKGFDIDMVAAFDETDIERLLADAGIVRNRLKINAAIYNARQIKQIQQEYGSFKNWLDTHHPLDKAEWVKLFKKHFKFVGGEIVGEFLMSTGYLPGAHVETCPVYREILACRPKWAEAV
- the gcvH gene encoding glycine cleavage system protein GcvH gives rise to the protein MEYQTMSNIPAELKYVASHEWLRLEEDGTITVGITHHAQELLGDIVFVELPEVGANLAAEEQAGVVESVKAASDVYAPIAGEIVAVNEDLPSAPETANSDPYGAGWFFKIKPANPADYDGLLTAEQYAGEVA
- the gcvT gene encoding glycine cleavage system aminomethyltransferase GcvT; the protein is MTALKTTPFHQAHQDAGAKLVDFAGWELPIHYGSQIAEHEAVRTDAGMFDVSHMLVTDVAGANAKAFFRKLIANDVAKLAFVGKALYSALLNDNGGVIDDLIVYRTNEAETQYRIVSNGATREKDTAQFHKVGQEFGVAFNPRYDLGMLAVQGPKAIEKLLTVKPEWADVIHGLKPFQGADLGNDWFVARTGYTGEDGVEVILPGTEAVAFFKALQAAGVQPCGLGARDTLRMEAGMNLYGNDMDDNTSPLEAGMGWTVDLKDESRDFVGKAALLALKEKGVAVKQVGLLLEKGGILRAHMEVLTDKGQGETTSGVFSPSLKQSIAIARVPKDFDGDTAKVLIRGKEVDVRVLKLPFVRNGQKQFD